Proteins from a genomic interval of Rattus norvegicus strain BN/NHsdMcwi chromosome 2, GRCr8, whole genome shotgun sequence:
- the Card6 gene encoding caspase recruitment domain-containing protein 6 yields the protein MASEGASSEIIEKQRTKLLSVLQQDPDSILDTLTSRRLISEEEYETLEAITDPLKKSRKLLILIQKKGEDSCCCFLKCLSNAFPQSASTLGLKQEVPRQGTGEVVEVSRGLEDPFSLGTITPEIAELSEEKECPGLGAPEFFTCKESSHREPEVPSWENQEGRGAQQVTAPRSVKGVEYEVPASISLLSDGQRYEEPDDSLYLEEGEGEESLGYPEDVLEEGAGDDPQCFVYDSEEECEYEENMGSSGEDSSCDDTSETCVPLEGEKSAEERKRVFQHVLSCLNMDRNRKLLPEFVRQFSIDRGCEWTPKTPGDLAWNFLMKVQALDSTARDSILRPEVAGEENEELPAGIEKLGIGDPQTIHPLDVLCACMLCADSSLQREVMSNMYQCQFALPLLLPDAENNKNLLMVGAMKDLKQPSAQSSGGPLRETDTFLGLTKMPVISFVRLGRCSFSKSRIVNTLLSSSQQKPYPIFLHQDLSVPVLPRQISDGLVEVTWCFPDKLLKESPHAFQKPVAVANLRGDLESFWIQFGFLVEVSSGLFFFTDCLGEKEWDLLMFLGEDTIERCYFILSPQAKESEEAQIFQRILKLKPSQLLFWEAEEAGDRRKTMEALQAALQEVMSSPLRCVSLEEMASLARELGIQVDQDFEVTQDIQVSPTTVEGENQQPCSQTKSPAESGAQEPIREPGAQCDDSQNAPVFHQTPVYMPYPAHPWPLPIKAGGNFYHVPLNAPWVMGSHFGSQQRAKWFFPFPHQNTSVHSRGQNFSIKYFQPWRCYSRGRFTNCSAKSQQNQNGPFGRSQRQTSHPENRQTSRTRQRSGTAASHVGHIHSSGSQATKATGKPHSEKARAQGMQLTKAAGKSIRTQSHIKHPHPQPCQPAGAIQERIIPTSHQEAQRTTQGRPSDLAFKPGSQSTSGNKHSSASQYNSHPPNFQSKHFQPKPFQPVPSHSQPSQAKPTHLNPSPANYTHVQPSHAKPTHSKAFQANSHHPHPSHAKPTHLNPSHANPTHVQPSHAKPTHSKAFQAKPTPSQTSWSQANSNHPHPSLAKPSHPNPSHANPTHVQPSHAKPAHLQSSQTKPSPSQSTQFTAHKPQQSQSKPSQQRPSQPKSSQTKPSQARASHPRAGRR from the exons AAGTTCCACGGCAGGGGACTGGAGAGGTTGTCGAGGTGAGCAGGGGTTTGGAAGATCCCTTTTCTCTTGGGACCATAACCCCAGAAATAGCAGAgctctcagaagagaaagaatgCCCGGGTCTGGGAGCTCCGGAGTTCTTCACCTGCAAGGAAAGCAGCCACAGGGAACCGGAAGTACCTTCTTGGGAGAATCAGGAAGGGCGTGGTGCACAGCAAGTCACCGCTCCGCGTTCAGTCAAAGGAGTTGAGTATGAAGTTCCAGCAAGTATCTCCCTCTTAAGCGACGGGCAGAGATACGAGGAGCCAGATGATTCGCTGTACttagaagaaggggaaggtgaAGAGTCTCTTGGGTACCCTGAAGATGTTTTGGAGGAAGGGGCCGGCGATGACCCACAGTGCTTTGTATATGATAGTGAGGAGGAATGCGAGTATGAGGAAAACATGGGCTCCTCCGGTGAAGACAGTAGCTGCGACGACACTTCAGAGACCTGCGTTCCATTGGAAGGGGAGAAAAGCGCTGAAG aaagaaaaagagtgtTTCAACACGTCCTGTCCTGTTTGAACATGGATAGAaacagaaagcttctcccagAGTTCGTGAGGCAGTTTTCCATAGACCGAGGATGTGAGTGGACACCCAAGACCCCAGGAGACTTAGCTTGGAATTTCTTGATGAAAGTTCAGGCTTTAGACTCGACAGCCAGAGATTCTATCCTGAGGCCCGAGGTGGCGGGTGAAGAGAATGAAGAATTGCCGGCTGGAATAGAGAAGTTAGGCATTGGAGACCCCCAAACCATCCATCCCCTGGATGTCCTCTGCGCCTGCATGCTTTGTGCAGACAGCTCCTTGCAGCGTGAAGTCATGTCAAACATGTACCAATGCCAGTTTGCTCTTCCCCTGCTACTGCCAGATGCTGAGAACAACAAAAACCTCTTAATGGTAGGGGCCATGAAGGACTTAAAGCAGCCCTCAGCACAGTCCTCAGGAGGGCCCCTCAGGGAAACAGACACATTTCTGGGTCTCACAAAGATGCCTGTCATCTCTTTTGTGCGACTAGGACGCTGCAGCTTCTCCAAGTCCAGAATTGTTAACACACTGCTCAGCTCCTCCCAGCAGAAACCATACCCGATTTTCCTCCATCAggatctgtctgtccctgtgctTCCTCGGCAAATTTCTGACGGCCTGGTGGAAGTGACATGGTGCTTTCCTGACAAGTTGCTGAAGGAAAGCCCGCATGCTTTCCAGAAACCTGTTGCTGTGGCCAACCTTCGTGGAGATTTAGAAAGCTTTTGGATACAATTTGGTTTCCTGGTAGAAGTTTCCTCCGGTCTTTTCTTTTTCACAGACTGCCTTGGTGAGAAGGAATGGGACTTGCTAATGTTTTTAGGAGAGGACACCATTGAACGGTGCTACTTTATCCTCAGTCCCCAGGCTAAGGAGAGTGAAGAAGCCCAGATTTTCCAAAGGATCCTAAAACTGAAGCCATCTCAGCTACTGTtttgggaagctgaggaagcTGGGGATAGAAGGAAGACTATGGAGGCCCTTCAAGCTGCCCTCCAGGAAGTAATGTCCTCTCCACTCAGATGTGTGTCCCTTGAAGAGATGGCCTCTCTGGCCAGGGAGCTGGGCATTCAGGTAGACCAAGACTTTGAAGTTACTCAAGATATTCAAGTTTCCCCCACAACAGTTGAAGGTGAAAACCAACAACCATGTAGTCAGACCAAAAGCCCGGCTGAAAGCGGAGCTCAGGAGCCAATCAGAGAGCCAGGGGCTCAATGTGACGACAGTCAGAATGCTCCGGTTTTCCATCAGACTCCAGTATACATGCCTTATCCAGCACACCCATGGCCTCTGCCCATCAAAGCTGGAGGTAACTTTTACCACGTTCCTTTGAATGCCCCCTGGGTTATGGGCTCCCACTTTGGATCACAGCAGAGGGCTAAGTGGTTCTTTCCATTCCCACACCAGAATACAAGTGTTCAcagcagagggcaaaactttAGTATTAAATATTTCCAACCCTGGAGATGTTATTCAAGGGGAAGATTCACAAATTGTTCAGCAAAGTCTCAGCAGAATCAGAATGGACCATTTGGGAGATCGCAGAGACAGACTTCTCATCCTGAGAACAGGCAGACATCCAGAACTCGTCAGAGGTCTGGGACAGCGGCCTCTCATGTTGGTCACATACATTCTTCTGGTTCACAAGCAACAAAAGCCACAGGGAAGCCACACTCTGAGAAAGCCCGTGCCCAGGGGATGCAGCTGACTAAAGCAGCTGGAAAATCTATAAGGACACAGTCCCATATTAAACATCCACACCCTCAGCCCTGTCAGCCAGCAGGAGCCATTCAAGAACGAATAATACCCACTTCTCATCAAGAAGCCCAACGAACAACACAGGGGAGGCCTTCAGATCTGGCTTTCAAACCAGGCTCTCAATCTACATCTGGGAATAAACATTCATCTGCCTCCCAGTACAACTCCCATCCACCCAACTTCCAGAGCAAACACTTCCAGCCTAAGCCCTTTCAACCCGTGCCTTCTCACTCCCAGCCTTCCCAAGCTAAACCCACTCATCTGAATCCCTCTCCTGCTAACTACACTCATGTGCAGCCTTCCCATGCTAAACCCACTCACTCTAAGGCCTTCCAAGCTAACTCCCACCATCCCCATCCCTCCCATGCTAAACCCACTCATCTGAATCCCTCTCATGCTAACCCCACTCATGTGCAGCCTTCCCATGCTAAACCCACTCACTCTAAGGCCTTCCAAGCTAAACCCACTCCCTCTCAGACCTCTTGGAGCCAAGCTAACTCCAATCATCCCCATCCCTCCCTTGCTAAACCCTCTCATCCGAATCCCTCTCATGCTAACCCCACTCATGTGCAGCCTTCCCATGCTAAACCCGCTCATCTACAGTCTTCCCAAACAAAACCCTCCCCATCCCAATCTACTCAGTTCACGGCACACAAACCTCAGCAGTCCCAGTCTAAGCCTTCTCAGCAGAGACCCAGTCAGCCTAAATCATCCCAGACCAAGCCTTCACAGGCCAGGGCCTCCCACCCAAGAGCAGGGAGACGTTAA